From Synoicihabitans lomoniglobus, the proteins below share one genomic window:
- a CDS encoding response regulator transcription factor: MPLVNKVLLVDDEVHIRKYIGLVVKSAFPGVTVIDASNGHEATEIYETEKPDLVLMDINMPVRDGIETLGDLMAIDEDAVIVMLTSVSTRSAVEKASALGAAGYILKDTPREEISNSLLELADEIFGED, from the coding sequence ATGCCTCTCGTAAACAAAGTCCTGTTGGTGGATGATGAAGTCCATATTCGCAAATACATCGGCCTCGTGGTCAAATCCGCGTTCCCGGGCGTGACTGTGATCGACGCCTCCAACGGCCATGAGGCGACGGAAATTTACGAAACCGAAAAGCCCGACCTGGTGCTCATGGACATCAACATGCCCGTGCGAGACGGCATCGAAACCCTGGGAGATCTCATGGCGATAGACGAGGATGCCGTCATCGTCATGCTCACCTCGGTCTCAACCCGCTCTGCCGTGGAAAAGGCGTCCGCGTTGGGCGCCGCCGGCTACATATTGAAGGACACCCCCCGCGAAGAAATCTCTAATTCCCTGCTGGAATTGGCCGATGAGATTTTCGGTGAGGACTGA
- a CDS encoding sensor histidine kinase has translation MRTKEIQPSNLLHKLSPTALGWVVFAILLGSSSAVLGLLYVQASARVEESIHDQLRNLSRLAARQIDVAQHESLTSREQMRAASYQAALAPLVEFHLLLPDIVYLYTVRDAIEDEHQYLVLDTINDPRIAAIAEQSERPVRLSPLMESHDETVENAAFDITMASGETYIFPEPRADFYGRYLGARSPLIDQNGRYVGYVAIDYNLKSFDARMDQMRFSGLLALALTTLMSLLLARLAYSMRLQSMRQLAKIKAAESVLWEQKDRAENLSKAKSELLAIAAHDLKNPLNAVTGLTEILIAQRKSLPPERQDEQEMEILETVRDGASHMAKLVHQILANEGLEAHGLTFDPTPFDMAPLVQKVVEFNAQRAENKGITITTEIVRGMRCQVDPTRIQEAFDNLVSNAVKYTPMAEEKEIHVRLEHLGRHARFSVTDQGPGLSAADQAKLFGKFQRLSSVPTDGESSTGLGLSIVKTIAEMHDGRVGCESQLGAGCCFWIELPLLNG, from the coding sequence GTGAGAACCAAGGAAATCCAACCGTCGAATCTCCTGCACAAGCTGTCGCCCACCGCATTGGGCTGGGTGGTGTTCGCCATTCTCCTGGGCTCGTCCAGCGCCGTGCTCGGCCTGCTCTACGTGCAGGCCAGCGCCCGCGTCGAGGAGTCGATCCACGATCAGCTGCGCAACCTGAGTCGTCTGGCGGCCCGTCAGATCGACGTGGCACAACATGAGTCGCTGACGTCCCGTGAGCAGATGCGAGCAGCCTCCTACCAGGCCGCGCTCGCCCCGCTGGTGGAGTTTCATCTGCTCCTGCCGGACATCGTCTATCTCTACACCGTGCGGGACGCGATCGAGGATGAGCACCAATATCTGGTGCTTGATACCATCAACGACCCGCGTATCGCGGCGATCGCCGAGCAGTCCGAACGCCCGGTGCGCCTCTCACCGCTGATGGAGTCCCACGATGAAACCGTCGAAAACGCCGCCTTTGATATCACCATGGCCTCGGGCGAGACTTACATCTTCCCCGAGCCCCGGGCGGACTTCTACGGCCGTTATCTCGGTGCCCGTTCGCCCCTGATCGATCAGAACGGACGTTACGTGGGCTACGTGGCGATCGACTACAACCTGAAGTCTTTTGACGCCCGCATGGACCAGATGCGTTTCAGCGGTCTCCTGGCCCTCGCCCTGACCACGCTGATGAGCCTGCTGCTGGCTCGCCTCGCCTACAGCATGCGCCTGCAGAGCATGCGCCAACTCGCGAAAATCAAGGCGGCGGAATCGGTGCTCTGGGAGCAAAAGGATCGCGCCGAAAACCTCAGCAAGGCCAAGAGTGAACTACTGGCCATCGCCGCCCACGACCTGAAGAACCCGCTCAATGCCGTGACCGGCCTCACGGAAATTCTCATCGCGCAACGCAAATCCCTTCCCCCGGAAAGGCAGGATGAGCAGGAAATGGAAATCCTCGAAACGGTGCGCGATGGCGCCAGCCACATGGCGAAACTGGTCCATCAGATTCTCGCCAACGAGGGTTTGGAAGCGCACGGGCTGACGTTCGACCCGACGCCATTCGACATGGCGCCACTCGTGCAAAAAGTCGTCGAGTTCAACGCGCAACGGGCGGAAAACAAAGGCATCACGATCACGACTGAAATCGTGCGGGGCATGCGTTGCCAGGTCGATCCCACCCGGATCCAGGAGGCCTTCGACAACCTCGTCAGCAACGCTGTAAAATACACCCCCATGGCCGAGGAGAAGGAGATTCACGTGCGCCTCGAACACCTGGGCCGTCACGCGCGTTTCTCCGTCACTGATCAAGGCCCGGGACTTTCCGCCGCCGACCAGGCCAAGCTCTTCGGCAAGTTTCAGCGCCTGTCTTCCGTGCCGACCGACGGCGAATCCTCCACCGGGCTCGGTCTTTCCATCGTCAAAACGATTGCCGAAATGCATGACGGCAGAGTGGGTTGCGAATCACAATTGGGCGCGGGCTGTTGCTTCTGGATCGAACTCCCGCTGCTCAATGGCTGA
- a CDS encoding YqaE/Pmp3 family membrane protein, translating into MSILDIILAIFIPPLAVFLNKGAGKDFVINLLLWVLLLGIGGVIHAFYVLTRKP; encoded by the coding sequence ATGAGCATTCTCGATATCATCCTCGCCATCTTCATCCCCCCGCTCGCCGTGTTTCTCAACAAAGGAGCGGGCAAGGACTTCGTGATCAACCTTCTGCTCTGGGTGTTGCTGCTGGGAATCGGCGGCGTGATTCATGCCTTCTATGTGCTCACTCGAAAACCGTGA
- the deoC gene encoding deoxyribose-phosphate aldolase, whose protein sequence is MPLGAPVALRRLFDEIGTVDAVGVEERVAKYATRSIKTGSKVVGLKLATTMVDLTTLEGKDTPGKVRALCVKGLHPHDDPDIPPVAAVCVYPAMVKHARKVLGYDSPINIASVATAFPSGQAPLRTRLAEVKAAVSDGADEIDMVINRGAFLAGEFGRMQDEIAAVVEACGPATLKVILETSELETYDNIRAASFLAMRVLREGDFIKTSTGKTSSNATLGNNQVMLDAIRDYYLDTGTAIAMKPAGGIKSAKQALTFLVAVKETLGDAWLTNSRYRFGASSLLNDLLRQLVKMKTGTYPAPYVFSEAAGTY, encoded by the coding sequence ATGCCTCTCGGAGCCCCTGTAGCCCTTCGCCGGTTGTTTGATGAGATCGGAACGGTTGACGCCGTCGGTGTGGAGGAGCGCGTGGCCAAATACGCCACACGTTCCATCAAAACCGGCTCCAAAGTCGTCGGCCTCAAACTCGCCACGACCATGGTGGATTTGACCACACTTGAAGGCAAAGACACCCCCGGTAAAGTTCGCGCGCTGTGCGTGAAGGGTCTGCATCCCCATGACGATCCCGACATTCCGCCCGTGGCGGCCGTCTGCGTTTACCCGGCCATGGTGAAGCATGCGCGCAAAGTGCTGGGTTACGATTCGCCCATCAATATAGCGTCCGTGGCCACCGCTTTCCCCAGTGGTCAGGCGCCCCTGCGCACGCGTCTGGCCGAAGTAAAGGCGGCGGTCTCCGACGGGGCCGACGAGATCGACATGGTCATCAACCGCGGAGCCTTTCTCGCCGGCGAATTCGGCCGCATGCAGGACGAGATCGCGGCGGTCGTCGAGGCCTGTGGTCCCGCCACGCTCAAGGTCATTCTCGAGACCAGTGAGCTCGAGACTTACGACAATATCCGCGCCGCCTCCTTCCTCGCCATGCGCGTGCTGCGCGAAGGTGACTTCATCAAGACGTCCACCGGCAAGACCTCGTCCAACGCCACCCTCGGCAACAACCAGGTCATGCTCGACGCCATCCGTGATTATTATCTGGATACGGGCACCGCGATTGCGATGAAGCCCGCCGGCGGCATCAAGTCCGCCAAGCAGGCGCTCACCTTCCTCGTTGCGGTCAAGGAAACCCTCGGCGACGCCTGGCTCACCAACAGTCGCTACCGCTTCGGTGCGTCGTCCCTCCTCAACGACCTTCTCCGCCAGCTCGTGAAGATGAAAACCGGCACCTACCCGGCCCCTTACGTCTTCAGCGAAGCCGCCGGCACCTACTAA
- a CDS encoding aldehyde dehydrogenase family protein, with protein MPVASQKKTAARRRPEPELIFGDLWAFDPAPESADPKLQSRYQLFIGGKFVAPKSRRYFESINPATEKPLAEIALASAKDVDAAYAAATKAAPAWSALPGAERGKYLYRLARLLQDRAREFAVAETLDGGKPIKESRDFDVPMAAAHFFYHAGWADKLAYAFPGATPVPHGVVGQVIPWNFPLLMLAWKIAPALATGNTVVLKPAETTSITALKFAEIVMEAGVPAGVINIVTGAGETGAAVVNHPQAAKVAFTGSTDVGKHIMRSTAGTGKKLTLELGGKAANIVFDDAPIDQAVEGIVNGIFFNQGHVCCAGSRLLVQESVAAKVLTRLRLRVKNLRVGDPMDKNTDIGAINSKAQLDKITELVAAGVDEGAEIYQPECTLPSPGWFFKPTLFSGVEQSHRIAREEIFGPVLSILTFRTTEEAIEKANNSAYGLSAGVWTDKGSRILKMSTALKAGVVWANTYNKFDPASPFGGYKESGFGREGGKQGLADYVKLT; from the coding sequence ATGCCTGTCGCCTCTCAGAAGAAAACCGCCGCGCGCCGTCGTCCTGAACCCGAACTGATCTTCGGTGATTTGTGGGCGTTCGATCCCGCGCCCGAATCGGCCGACCCCAAACTGCAGTCGCGTTACCAGCTGTTCATCGGGGGCAAGTTCGTCGCGCCGAAAAGCCGACGCTACTTCGAGTCCATCAACCCGGCCACCGAGAAACCTCTCGCCGAGATCGCGTTGGCTTCCGCCAAGGACGTCGATGCCGCCTACGCCGCCGCAACCAAAGCCGCGCCCGCGTGGTCCGCTCTGCCCGGTGCCGAGCGGGGCAAGTATCTCTACCGGCTGGCGCGCCTGCTGCAGGACCGCGCCCGGGAATTCGCCGTGGCCGAGACTCTCGACGGCGGCAAACCCATCAAGGAGTCGCGCGACTTCGACGTGCCGATGGCCGCCGCCCATTTCTTTTACCACGCGGGATGGGCCGACAAACTCGCCTATGCTTTCCCGGGGGCCACCCCGGTGCCCCATGGGGTGGTGGGTCAGGTGATTCCGTGGAACTTCCCGCTGCTCATGCTGGCGTGGAAAATCGCGCCGGCGCTGGCCACCGGCAATACGGTCGTGCTCAAACCCGCCGAAACCACGTCGATCACCGCGCTCAAGTTTGCCGAGATCGTGATGGAGGCGGGCGTGCCCGCCGGCGTGATCAACATCGTTACCGGCGCGGGCGAGACCGGTGCCGCCGTCGTCAATCATCCGCAGGCGGCCAAGGTTGCCTTCACGGGCTCGACCGATGTCGGCAAACACATCATGCGCTCGACTGCCGGCACGGGCAAAAAGCTCACCCTCGAACTTGGCGGCAAGGCGGCCAACATCGTCTTCGACGACGCGCCGATCGACCAGGCGGTCGAAGGTATCGTCAACGGCATCTTTTTCAACCAAGGCCACGTGTGTTGCGCGGGCTCGCGACTGCTCGTGCAGGAAAGCGTAGCCGCCAAAGTGCTCACGCGACTGCGTCTGCGGGTGAAGAACCTCCGCGTGGGCGACCCGATGGACAAGAACACCGACATTGGTGCGATCAACTCCAAGGCCCAACTCGACAAGATCACCGAACTCGTCGCCGCCGGCGTCGACGAAGGCGCGGAGATCTACCAGCCCGAGTGCACGCTGCCGTCCCCGGGCTGGTTTTTCAAACCGACGCTCTTCAGCGGCGTCGAGCAAAGTCACCGCATTGCGCGCGAGGAAATCTTCGGCCCGGTGTTGTCGATCCTGACCTTCCGCACCACGGAGGAGGCGATCGAGAAGGCCAACAACTCCGCCTACGGTCTCAGCGCCGGGGTGTGGACCGACAAGGGCTCGCGTATCCTGAAAATGAGCACGGCGCTCAAGGCGGGCGTGGTCTGGGCCAACACCTACAACAAATTCGATCCCGCGTCACCATTTGGCGGATACAAAGAGTCCGGCTTCGGCCGCGAGGGCGGCAAGCAGGGCCTCGCCGACTACGTCAAACTCACCTGA
- a CDS encoding GxxExxY protein, whose protein sequence is MDTDKHRSEFVAGELTHSIVGAAFEVVNALGHGLHEKPYENAMVVELVDRNFKVEQQAVYEIDYKGTSVGTFVPDLIVEDEVIVDTKVIDKITDHERGQMLNYLRITGLKIGLIINFKNPKLQWDRVIL, encoded by the coding sequence ATGGACACCGATAAACACAGATCTGAATTTGTAGCAGGAGAGCTCACGCATTCGATTGTCGGAGCCGCGTTCGAGGTAGTGAACGCACTCGGGCACGGACTTCATGAGAAGCCGTATGAGAATGCGATGGTGGTGGAACTCGTGGATCGGAATTTCAAAGTCGAGCAACAGGCGGTCTATGAAATCGATTACAAAGGCACCTCCGTCGGCACGTTTGTTCCCGATCTCATCGTGGAAGACGAGGTGATCGTGGATACCAAGGTCATCGATAAAATCACTGATCACGAACGGGGTCAGATGCTGAATTATCTCCGCATCACCGGCCTGAAAATCGGCCTCATCATCAATTTCAAAAATCCCAAACTCCAGTGGGATCGAGTAATTCTTTAA
- a CDS encoding aldehyde dehydrogenase family protein has product MSRLSISKTPKCYVGGKFIRSESGRTFPLADAAGEFFAHIPQCTRKDVRNAVEIAAKAGAGWADRSGYNRGQILYRLAEMMEPRAAELEAALKLSGATPAAAAKEVSATIDRTVHFAGWTDKYEQLLGSVNPVASPHFNFTVTEPTGVVAIVAPDEAPLLALITLVLPAIVSGNSVIALASETAPYPAIVLGEMLATSDLPGGVVNLLTGLRKEIIPTFATHAHIRAVSGAVNAADRETLEQGAADSVKRVKLLTGNATDIDWLAGHGPTPSLYAIRDLLEFKTTWHPVGA; this is encoded by the coding sequence ATGTCTCGTCTTTCTATTTCCAAGACTCCCAAGTGCTACGTTGGTGGTAAGTTCATTCGCTCGGAAAGTGGCCGCACGTTTCCGCTGGCCGATGCCGCCGGGGAATTCTTCGCGCATATCCCCCAGTGCACGCGCAAAGACGTGCGCAACGCCGTCGAGATCGCCGCCAAGGCGGGGGCGGGGTGGGCCGATCGCTCCGGCTACAACCGGGGGCAGATCCTTTACCGTCTCGCCGAGATGATGGAGCCGCGTGCCGCCGAGCTCGAAGCCGCGCTCAAACTTTCCGGTGCGACCCCGGCGGCCGCCGCGAAGGAAGTCTCGGCGACCATCGACCGCACCGTTCATTTCGCGGGCTGGACCGACAAATACGAACAGCTGCTCGGCAGCGTGAATCCCGTCGCTTCGCCGCACTTCAACTTCACCGTCACCGAGCCCACCGGCGTGGTGGCGATTGTCGCGCCCGACGAGGCGCCGCTGCTCGCTTTGATCACCCTCGTCCTGCCTGCCATCGTCTCGGGCAACAGTGTCATCGCCCTCGCTTCCGAGACCGCGCCTTACCCCGCCATCGTGTTGGGCGAGATGCTGGCCACCAGCGACCTGCCGGGTGGCGTGGTCAATCTGCTCACGGGCTTGCGGAAAGAGATCATCCCGACCTTCGCCACCCACGCGCACATCCGCGCCGTCAGTGGGGCGGTCAATGCCGCCGACCGTGAGACCTTGGAGCAAGGCGCGGCCGACAGCGTCAAACGCGTCAAACTGCTCACCGGCAATGCGACCGATATTGATTGGCTTGCTGGTCACGGTCCGACGCCGTCGCTCTACGCCATCCGCGACCTGCTCGAGTTCAAGACCACCTGGCATCCGGTCGGAGCGTAG
- a CDS encoding response regulator, translating to MISPNKRILIVDDNPAIHADFRKIFAVTARDPAVDMMEAKLFGAEPVTPTAVDRSFDLDSAYQGSEAVDMVREARDAGRPYAMVFMDVQMPPGWDGIKTTAKIWEVDPELQIVICTAYTRHSWTETLDKLGHADQILILKKPFDNIEAQQMAVALSKKWNLVRELTARQ from the coding sequence ATGATCTCACCGAACAAACGCATCTTGATCGTGGACGACAATCCGGCGATTCACGCGGACTTCCGGAAGATATTTGCCGTTACCGCCCGGGACCCCGCGGTGGATATGATGGAGGCCAAACTTTTCGGGGCGGAGCCCGTGACGCCGACGGCCGTCGATCGGTCGTTTGACCTCGACTCGGCCTATCAAGGCTCGGAGGCCGTGGATATGGTGCGCGAAGCCCGCGACGCGGGGCGGCCCTATGCGATGGTTTTCATGGATGTGCAGATGCCGCCCGGATGGGACGGGATCAAGACGACAGCCAAAATCTGGGAAGTTGACCCGGAATTGCAGATCGTGATCTGCACGGCCTACACGCGGCATTCCTGGACCGAGACGCTGGATAAGCTCGGCCACGCCGACCAAATTTTGATCCTGAAAAAGCCGTTCGATAACATCGAGGCCCAGCAGATGGCCGTGGCCCTGAGCAAAAAGTGGAATCTGGTGCGCGAGCTGACCGCGCGCCAATAG
- a CDS encoding aldo/keto reductase produces MEQRFLGRSGFRVPALTLGTGTFGGKGDLFKAWGGSDVAHAKRMVDICLDAGLNMFDSADGYSGGLAEEILGQAIAGRRDKVLISTKATFRFGEGANDVGSSRWHLTQAIDGALQRLGTDYIDLFQLHAFDAKTPIEETLATLDDFVRAGKIRYLGVSNFSGWHLMKSLAVSEKQGWSRYVAHQAYYSLIGRSFEWELMPLALDQGVGTVVWSPLGWGRLTGKIRRGQPLPEVSRLHGEASNKAGPPIDDEYIYRVVDALDEIAAETGKSVPQVALNWLLQRPSVSTVIIGARTEEQLHQNLGAVGWNLTAEQVAQLDAASATPLAYPYFHQRNFTERNPFPVAL; encoded by the coding sequence ATGGAACAGCGTTTTCTCGGTCGGTCGGGCTTCAGAGTCCCGGCCCTCACTCTCGGCACCGGCACCTTCGGCGGCAAAGGTGATTTGTTCAAAGCCTGGGGCGGCAGCGATGTGGCCCACGCCAAACGCATGGTCGATATCTGCCTCGATGCCGGACTCAACATGTTCGACTCCGCCGATGGCTACTCGGGCGGTCTTGCCGAGGAGATCCTCGGACAAGCCATCGCAGGCCGCCGGGACAAAGTCCTGATCTCGACCAAGGCCACCTTCCGCTTCGGCGAAGGGGCGAACGATGTCGGTTCATCGCGCTGGCATCTCACTCAGGCCATCGACGGCGCACTCCAACGTCTCGGCACCGATTACATCGACCTCTTTCAACTCCATGCGTTCGACGCCAAGACTCCGATCGAGGAAACCCTGGCCACCCTCGACGACTTCGTGCGTGCCGGGAAGATTCGCTACCTGGGCGTGTCCAATTTCTCCGGCTGGCACCTGATGAAGTCACTCGCCGTATCCGAGAAACAGGGCTGGAGCCGCTACGTCGCCCACCAGGCCTACTATTCGCTCATCGGCCGCTCCTTCGAATGGGAGCTCATGCCCCTCGCGCTCGATCAAGGCGTGGGCACCGTCGTGTGGAGCCCCCTCGGTTGGGGCCGCCTCACAGGCAAGATCCGCCGCGGCCAGCCATTGCCCGAAGTCAGCCGCCTGCATGGCGAAGCGTCGAACAAGGCCGGACCGCCCATCGACGACGAATACATTTACCGGGTGGTCGACGCGCTCGACGAAATCGCCGCCGAGACCGGCAAGTCGGTGCCTCAGGTCGCACTCAACTGGCTGCTCCAACGTCCGTCCGTCTCGACCGTGATCATCGGCGCGCGCACCGAAGAACAATTGCACCAAAATCTCGGTGCGGTTGGCTGGAACCTGACGGCCGAACAGGTGGCCCAACTCGACGCCGCCAGCGCAACACCGCTGGCCTACCCTTACTTCCACCAACGCAACTTCACGGAGCGCAATCCGTTTCCGGTCGCGCTTTAA
- a CDS encoding glutaredoxin produces MKKHATIHRMVTPTHLCPWGVKGLDLLKRHGYEVDDLHIPTQEKNESYKREHGVDETPQIFIEGKPLGGYDQLREHLGLAPDPKEGDTYQPVIAVFAVALFMALAAAWAIHGSLPIIRVLELFVAFSMCVLGILKLQDLQSFSTGFVQYDLVARRYVPYSRVYPFVEAGAGVAMIAGLWSWVVAPAALIVSTIGAVSVFKAVYVEKRDLNCACVGGGSSVPLGFISLTENLMMMALAIWMLTKAAL; encoded by the coding sequence ATGAAAAAACACGCGACGATACACCGCATGGTGACCCCCACGCACCTCTGCCCGTGGGGAGTGAAGGGCCTGGACCTGCTCAAGCGACACGGCTACGAGGTCGACGACCTTCACATTCCCACTCAGGAAAAAAACGAGTCCTACAAACGGGAACATGGCGTGGATGAAACGCCGCAGATCTTCATCGAGGGCAAGCCTCTCGGAGGCTACGATCAGCTGCGCGAACATCTCGGGCTGGCCCCCGACCCCAAGGAGGGCGACACCTACCAGCCCGTGATCGCGGTTTTCGCGGTGGCGTTGTTCATGGCGCTGGCGGCGGCCTGGGCGATCCATGGCAGTCTGCCGATCATTCGCGTGCTGGAGCTGTTTGTCGCTTTCAGCATGTGCGTGCTGGGCATCCTCAAGCTGCAGGACCTGCAATCGTTTTCGACCGGCTTCGTGCAATACGACTTGGTCGCCCGCCGCTACGTGCCCTACTCGCGCGTCTATCCCTTCGTCGAGGCGGGCGCGGGTGTCGCCATGATCGCCGGCTTGTGGAGCTGGGTCGTCGCCCCGGCCGCGCTCATTGTCAGCACCATCGGGGCGGTGTCGGTATTCAAGGCGGTTTACGTGGAAAAACGAGATCTCAACTGCGCCTGCGTGGGCGGCGGCAGCAGCGTGCCCCTGGGATTCATCTCGCTCACCGAGAATCTCATGATGATGGCGCTCGCCATCTGGATGCTGACGAAAGCGGCGCTCTGA